The Emcibacter nanhaiensis genome contains the following window.
CTCCTCATCACAGCGAAGTGATTGTGTTCATTTGGTACTTCAGGGAAATAAAGTCAATACATTATCCTTCACCTGGTAGGCCGAAAGCCTCTCCAGAAAACTCATGCCCAGCAGGGACTGGTCCAACCCCCGCCGGATGACCGACGCCCTCACATTTTCAAGATAAATCGGCCCGAGCGACATTTCCGACAATCTCACCCGTGCGCCCCAGGTCCTGCCATTGGCCGTATCATAGGGCTGGGAATAGTTCAGCCGGTCCGGGTCGATACCGACCTGGCGGGCGTCCTGTTCGGTCAGGATCACATCGCTCGCCCCGGTATCCAGGACAAAAGTGACCGGTTCGCCATTGACCTTGACCCGCAGCACATAATGACCGCCCAGGGTGGCCGGAAAGGAAATGCCGCCGTTGGCGACCTGCCCCATCGAGGGATTCAGTTCCTGGCCGATCCGCCCGCTGCCGCTCCAGATACTGTACCCCAGAGCCAGGATGCCGAGAATAATCACCCAGGCGGCGATATTCCGCAGCGCCTGGCCCGGGTTGCTGCGGATATGAACGATCAGGCCGGCCCCGACCATGGCCAGCAAAATAATGTCATAGAGCAGGGTTGCCGTCTGCCCTCCCGACAGGGACAGCTTCGGCAGCAGCAAAAGCAGGACCATGACAAGAACAATGGGGATAATGACCCATTTATACATGCTCCAGAAGGCCGGCCTGTTGCCGGGCGGCCGGCCTCCGCCGCCGGACGGCATTTTATGGTTTTGAGGATCCCAGGGAGATCTGAATTCAGGGTCGGTCATTGGACTAGTCTAGCTTTTCGGGACTGGGCAAACAATAAAAACTGTATGTGTGAACAACAATTAAGTCGGTCGGGAAACTTGTTGAAACGATTTCCTACTGCCAGTCCCCGGCAAAGGACTGCCATAGCGAGATCGCCGCAACCGCAGCGGTGTCCGCCCTGAGGATCCGCGGCCCCAGGGTCACCGCCACAGTCTGCGGATGGGACCTGATCATCTGCCGCTCTTCCGGACTGAAGCCGCCTTCCGGGCCGATCAGGATCGCCCATTTAGTCAGGCCGGAGGACTGGCCCGCCTGGGCCACGGCCTCGCCAACCGGCTTGATGTCCTGCGCGCCCTCGCCGCCGGCTTCGTCGCAGAACATAATCAGCCGGTCATCGGGCCAGCCGGCCAGCAGCTTGTCCAGTTTCACCGGCTCTTCGATCTCCGGCACGGTCAGGCGGCCGCATTGTTCCGCCGCCTCGATGGCATTGGCGCGCAGGCGCTCTTCCTTGACCCGGTCAACGATGGTACGCCGGGTCATCACCGGCCGGATCAGGGAGACACCGAGCTCGGTGGCCTTTTCCACCATATAGTCGAGCCTGGCCTTTTTCACCGGGGCAAACAGATACCACAGATCCGGCTCCTCGGCCTGGTCTTCCAGGTGCCCCAGCACCCGGACCAAAGCCTTGCCCTTGCCGACCTTCTCGAGCCGGGCCATCCATTCGCCGTCGCGGCCGTTGAACAGGGCCACCACCTCGCCTTCCTTCATGCGCATCACGTTGATCAGGTAATGGCCCTGGTTGCCGTCGATCAGGAACTCCCGATCGGTCCCCAGATCATGCTCCACATAAAGCCGGATATTTGGTGTTGCACTGGTCATGGAATGAGTTACCTTGTTGGACGATATGACCTATTTATACCCTGCTATGAGGGATTGACCAATGACAAATCCGGAGAAACATCTGGAGTCTGCCCCCAAGGATACCGTACGCAGCAGCTGGGTTCATCGCTTTGCCCCGGCCGCGACCGTGCCCTACCTGCAGCTGATGCGGGCGGACCGGCCGATCGGCACCTGGCTTTTGCTGTGGCCTTGCCTGTGGTCCATCGCTCTGGCCAGTCACTGGCAATACTGGAGGCCTGAAAACTGGGAATTTTATCTCCCCCATATTTCCTATCTCATTTTATTTTCCATCGGCGCTTATGTGATGCGGGGGGCAGGCTGCGTGGTCAATGACCTGGCCGACATCAAGTTCGACGCCCAGGTGGAACGCACCCGCGAACGCCCGCTGCCCAGCGGCCGGGTTTCGGTCAAACAGGCCCTTCTGTTCCTCGGCGGACTCTGCCTGCTCGGCCTGCTGATCCTGTTGCAGTTCAATGTCATGGTCGTCAAACTCGGCGTATTGTCCCTGACCCTGGTTGTTACCTATCCCTTCATGAAAAGGATCACCTACTGGCCGCAATTTTTCCTCGGGCTTACTTTTAACTGGGGCGCGCTGATGGGCTGGGCTGCTGTAACCGGTGGTCTGGAATGGCCAAGCATAATTCTGTATATCGGGGGAATATTCTGGACCCTGGGCTATGATACCATTTATGCCCACCAAGACAAGGAAGACGACGCCCTGATCGGGGTCAAATCCACCGCGCTCAAGCTTGGCAAATCAACCCCGGCCTGGCTGATCATCTTCTATGGCATCACGGCTGTTCTGTTCACCATTGCCGGCGGCATGACCGGTCTGGGGCTCGGTTTTTATGTGGGGATCATGGCCGCCACCGTGCACTTGCTGTGGCAAATCTGGTCGCTGGAGATGGACAATACGGAACGATGTCTGAAACTGTTCAAGTCAAACCGCGATTTCGGCGCCATTATCTTCGCCAGCATCATCGCCGGGCACTATTTCTGAGGTCATCGGGAACACTTGGTAAAAGATAAGACCGGCGTGACAGACATACTCATACTTTCCTGCTACTCAGGGTCCGTCACACCGGATAAACCAGGCGATTTGCTACAGGCCTAGTTCCCTATGATGTATAGCAAAGGCTGTGCCAAAAAAAGGTTTTTCTTGCAACTATATTAGAATCAACAACTTATAATATTAGATTTTGCTGTATTTGCTACTTTTTAACCATATACTATTGCATTTTGCATTGCTTTTTGCGCTACCATCGCACATTGCACAAATCTAAATTAGTATGC
Protein-coding sequences here:
- a CDS encoding retropepsin-like aspartic protease family protein; the protein is MTDPEFRSPWDPQNHKMPSGGGGRPPGNRPAFWSMYKWVIIPIVLVMVLLLLLPKLSLSGGQTATLLYDIILLAMVGAGLIVHIRSNPGQALRNIAAWVIILGILALGYSIWSGSGRIGQELNPSMGQVANGGISFPATLGGHYVLRVKVNGEPVTFVLDTGASDVILTEQDARQVGIDPDRLNYSQPYDTANGRTWGARVRLSEMSLGPIYLENVRASVIRRGLDQSLLGMSFLERLSAYQVKDNVLTLFP
- a CDS encoding 16S rRNA (uracil(1498)-N(3))-methyltransferase, with amino-acid sequence MTSATPNIRLYVEHDLGTDREFLIDGNQGHYLINVMRMKEGEVVALFNGRDGEWMARLEKVGKGKALVRVLGHLEDQAEEPDLWYLFAPVKKARLDYMVEKATELGVSLIRPVMTRRTIVDRVKEERLRANAIEAAEQCGRLTVPEIEEPVKLDKLLAGWPDDRLIMFCDEAGGEGAQDIKPVGEAVAQAGQSSGLTKWAILIGPEGGFSPEERQMIRSHPQTVAVTLGPRILRADTAAVAAISLWQSFAGDWQ
- the ubiA gene encoding 4-hydroxybenzoate octaprenyltransferase, whose protein sequence is MTNPEKHLESAPKDTVRSSWVHRFAPAATVPYLQLMRADRPIGTWLLLWPCLWSIALASHWQYWRPENWEFYLPHISYLILFSIGAYVMRGAGCVVNDLADIKFDAQVERTRERPLPSGRVSVKQALLFLGGLCLLGLLILLQFNVMVVKLGVLSLTLVVTYPFMKRITYWPQFFLGLTFNWGALMGWAAVTGGLEWPSIILYIGGIFWTLGYDTIYAHQDKEDDALIGVKSTALKLGKSTPAWLIIFYGITAVLFTIAGGMTGLGLGFYVGIMAATVHLLWQIWSLEMDNTERCLKLFKSNRDFGAIIFASIIAGHYF